TGCCTGTCAGACGGCTCATTCGGCAGTGCGACAGGCTCAAGCTCATATATTTTCAGCACACAGGAGCCTCCGAGCCTCTTTTCGTATTCCTTGCAGGCATCTCTCAGATAGCTTTCCTTCAGTCTGCCGAGGCAGATTATATTAACACCTTGCATCAGCGTCTTTTAGCGTAGCTTTCAAAGCGGCGCTTCTCCTTTGATGCCAGCTTTCTGCGCTTGGAGTTTTCTATCGTTCTTGTAACGATAAAGCAGATAAGCAGTACAACTATTCCGACAGCCGAAACCTTGAACCACGGCTTGTCGAACTCGTCCTTTGCTTTTTCTATATAATATTCCACGTCCGATCTTGCAACATTGTTGTTTGCCACAAGGTTCATCGTGGTGATAGTTTCGCCCTTGAATTTAACGTCCATTACGCCGAGTATATCGCCCTTTTTCACGGGAGCCTGTACGCTTTCGTATGCCTTAAAGACCTTCTGCACTCCCGATTCCTTTACCGATTTCGGCATAAGCGCCGTGTAATCGCTTTCGGGTGTCAGTATAACGTGCGTTGCACTCTCTCCCATTTCGACCTTGACTTCGGTTATCTGCTCGTCCTTGTTTACTACAGTAGTCATTTCAAAGTTTGTGAATGCCCACTTGTAGAGGTTGAGTGCGTCGATCATCGAATACCAGTCGTCATAGTATTCGCCGTTCTTGTCCTTTACCGGTGCGCCGAGCGTCACAAGGATATAGTTGTACTGATTCTTAGCGGCTGAAACAAGGCATCTTCCGGCTTCGTCCGTAGTACCCGTCTTTGTGCCGTATGCGTATTCATATTCGTAAACACTGCCGGGACGAAGAAGTGAGATAGTGCTGTATATAGAGTAACCGCTGGGGTTAGCGTCATTTTTCGGCATCTCATATTCATAGGTGCTTGTTATTTTCTTGAACAGCGGAAACTTGTCGTAGGCGTATTTTGTCATTTTATACAGGTCTTCCGCAGTTGTGTAGTTGTTGTCGTTATGCAGACCGTGAGCGTTCACAAAGTTTGTTCCGGTACAGCCAAGCTCCTTCGCTTTTTCATTCATCATTCCGATAAACTTTGTGATGCTTCCTCCGCCTATATTATAGGCAAGAATGTTTGCCGCTTCACAGGCAGACGGGAGCATAAGCGCATACAGACAGTCCTTGTATGTCAGGTTGTCCTGCAGCGGCTCTATCGCCGCATTTGACGGGTCGCTGTAGTTCGGGTCCTCGTAGAAATCGTTGAAGCAGTCATAAGGCACTTCCACCTTCTTTGATAAAGCCCCCTCGGACAGATGCTCAAGCGCAATTATGCAGGTCATTATTTTTGTGGTTGAAGCAGGGTACATTTTCTTGCTCTCGTTCTTCTTGAAAACAACGTCGCCCGTGTCGGTGTTGACCATATACACAGCCTCACTGTATATCTTGTCGGTGTTCGGGTCAAAATCATATACCTCGTCGTCGTTTTCCGCAAAAGCGGTAACGGAAAGCGAGCATAACAGCATAGCCCCGCAAAGCAGAGCAGACGCAAAGCGTAATATCTTCTTCATAATTTATTCCGTTCCTTTTCATCGGAGATTTTTAAATATGTTCCCTATTATTGTATCACATATCGCCGAAAAAGAAAAGACTTTTTTGCTTGTTAATATTTTATTTTGCGTATTCTCCTTGTCGGCTTTCCTTTTTTGTGTTAAAATAGAATAAGAATTTTCTTACAATTCGGCAAGAAAGCCGTATCTGCCGAAAAAGCGGAGTAAAATACAAAGGGGTGAGAGTATGAACGGAAATGTGCGGAGAAATGCAAAAACAGCTTTTGTCTGCGTGTTGTTTATAATAATAGTTTCTTTGTTTTTCTATCTTCTTACCGCAGGCACAATGCCGGAATATGTCGATATACCGTCTGCTGACAAGATAGCGGATGTCGATTTGTCAAAGGAGGGTGTCGGTATAGATATATCCTCCGGCGAATATTACACAGGACGGCTGTATATGCCGGACGATTTTGAAAAAGGCAGAATATCGCAGGGTAATCCCGATGATAAATATGCCACATTCCGCATAGTACTGCCCCTTAAAAAAGGTGTTACCTACGGACTTTACGGAGAAACGGCGACCTATGCACAACAGGTTTATATTGACGGAAAACTGCTCAGCGAGGTCGGTAAGGTGTCCGATAATGCCGAAGAATTTGTCCCTGCGACAGACAGATACACGCTATATTTCACCGCACAGGCGGATACTGCGGAGATAATAATCCGTCACGCATGGTTTAATCACAGGACAGGCACGATACAAAAGCTGTACCTTGCAAAAGCTCCGCTTATATCCGCAAACGACAGGGCGCAGACCGTTTGCGACGGACTTATTGCGGGAACTCTGCTCGCTATGGCAATATTCTTTTTCGGAATGTTCCTTCTCGGAAACAGAAAACGCAGTATGATGTGGTTTTCACTCACCTGTCTTACTGCGGCTCTGCATTATCTCATATATGAAAGCAAGCAGATAGGCGTACTGTTCCCCTATCTTGACTGGTACACTGAGCATAAACTCGAATACATCACGAATATACTTTACTTCGTGTTTATACTGCTCTATGCCTTTGCCGCACTCGGATTAAGACCGCATAAGCATTTTGTTGTGACCTCCGTATGCTCTGCAGGTGCGATATTGCTGTTCTACATCTTTACACCGTCAACCGTTTATACGCATTTTACCGTTGTTGCAGGCGCTGTTATGGCGGTATATCTGATTCTTTCTTCTGTATATATCTGTGTTACGGCGGTAAAACACAGGCTTATGGGCTACATCGACAGCATTATAGTATGCTCAACCGTTGTACTTACCACAGTCGTTTATTTAATAGAAGGGCTTACCTACTTCACGAAGATATTCTATATCCGCTCCTATGCGACTATATTGTTCGTGTTCTGTAATGCGGTCATGCTTACTATAAATCTTTCAAGAACAGAGCGCCGCCTTGACGAATCGAAACAGCGTGAATCGCAGGTCACCCATATGAATGAAACGCTTGAAAAGCTCGACAGGCTGAAAACCGATTTTATGCACAATATCGCCCATGAAATGAAAACTCCGCTCACGGTAATGAGCGGATACGCACAGCTTACCGAAAAACAGATAGAAAAGAATGTCGTAAACGATGAAACATTGTCAAATCTTGAAACGATTTCAAGCGAGGCTCAGCGTCTGTCCGATATGGTGACAAAGCTGCTCTCGGTATCTCATAACGAGGTCACGGCAATGGAGCTGAGCAGGTTTGCCGCAAGGGACGTTCTTTCCGATGCGGCGGCGGTTTGCAGACCTATACTTGCAAAGCACGGCAACCGGCTTGTCACAAGGGCGGATAACTGCCCCGATATAATAGCAAACCGTGAAATGCTGCTTCAGGTGCTTATAAATCTGGCTGTAAATTCGGGCAAGCATACCGAGAACGGAACAGTGACATTTTCGGCAGAAAAATCCGCCGACGGTGATAATTTCGCCGTGTTCACAGTATCCGATACCGGAACGGGAATATCCCGTGAGGCGCTTGCACATCTGTTTGACAAAGGTTACAGCACGGACGGCGGAAACGGGCTGGGACTTTATATCTGCCGTGATATTATAGAATCGACAGGCGGCAAAATAACCGCAGACAGCAGTGAAAACGGAGCGGTGTTCCGCTTTACCGTACCGTGTGGAAAGGAAGATGCAAAGTGAGTACGATTCTGCTTGTAGAGGACAATCCGCATATAATGAAGATAAACAGTTCGTGTCTTTCTATGGAGGATTACAGCGTTCTTGAGGCGGCAGATGCGGCGCAGTGCCGTTATATGCTGTCGAATAACGATGTCGATCTTGTGATACTTGATATAATGCTCCCTGACGGTGACGGAATATCGCTTTGCCGTGAGATAAAGGCAAAATACGATATTCCGATACTGTTCCTGTCCGCACTCAGCGAAAACGATGATATTATAACGGCACTGAGAGCAGGCGGCGATGATTATCTGCCGAAGCCCTACGATATACAGGTGCTTATTGCAAGGGTAGAGGCTAGGCTTCGCTCCGTACGGAAAGATAAGCGTTATATCTCGTTCGGAAGGCTCAGACTTGACACGGTTTCAATGGCGGCATATTTTGCCGACAACGACCTGCTCACCACCCAGAAAGAGTTCTCGATTCTGCTTATGCTTGCCCGTAATATCGGCAGTACAGTGCCGAAAGCCGAGCTTTATGAAAATGTGTGGGGTCTGCCGTATTCCGACAACGCAAATGCGCTGTTCACGGCGGTTTCACGGCTCAATAAAAAGCTCGATGATAGCAAAGCCGATGTGACTATCACCTACGAAAGAGGTAAAGGCTACGCACTTGAAAGTATATAGGATAGCAGTACAGTGCCGAAAGCCGAACTGTACGAAAACGTGTGGGGTCTGCCGTATTCCGACAACGCAAATGCACTGTTCACGGCGGTTTCACGGCTCAATAAAAAGCTTGATGATAACAAAGCCGATGTGACTATCACCTACGAAAGAGGCAAAGGCTACGCACTTGAAAGCATATAGGCTAAACAAAAATCGGTTTCTGCTTGTTTCGCATCCGCACTGCCACACTTGCCTTGCACCAACGCCCTTGCCTCCCTTGTCAAAGGGAGGTGGCTTGACGGCAAGGCACAAGCCTTGATATTGTTGCTTTCTGTTTATGACACGTCCGCCTTTTTATTCACTAAACTTTTCTGCCGTCAAGACGTAGGGATTGTCACTCCACCAACCTTTCCAAAACCGCACTATCCCCCTCGCTTTTCGTAGGGTGAGCGTCTGTGTGTACTTGTACGGCTTCATATTTGCACTATCCCACTCGCTTTTCGTAGGGGAGCGGGCTTGCCCCTCCCGTTGCACCAATCCTTGTTGTTTCCACTAATCTTTGCAAAAGAACACTTATCACTTGCCTTGCTCGCTCCTCCCGTTGCACCGAGCCTCTCAATCCCCACAACCTTCTCAAAAGCACATCAACCGCTTCGCACCACGTCCTTGCCTCCCCTCGAAAAAGGGGAGGTGGCACGGCTGTAGAGGTTTTTCAGCTTGCTGTACAGTATTCAGATAGTCCTGCTTTTACGATTCTGAAACTATCCCGAGCCGTGACGGTGGGGATTGCTCCCTATCCGCACCAACCCTCCCAAACCCGCACTATCCCACGAAAACCGCCAACACCCTCGCCTCCTTAAAAGCATACAGACTAAACTAAAAACCGCTCCCGTAACACTCCGGGAGCGGTTTAACTGTATTCTGTTGTGACTTATCAGTTAGCAACGATGTTTACGAGCTTGCCGGGAACAACTATCTCCTTGCGGATCGTCTTGCCCTCAAGCGACTGTGCGATAGCTTCCTTTGCCATCTTCAGCAGCTCGTCCTTGTCGGCGGCTGTAGGAACGTTTATACGAGCCTTTATCTTACCGCAGAGCTGAACTACTATCTCAACGGTGCTGTCAACGCAGAGTGCCTCATCGTATGTTACCCACTGCGCTTCGTTCAGTATGCCGTAGCCGAGCGAATTGTACATTTCCTCGGTGATGTGGGGAGCAAAGGGATTCAAGAGTATCAGCAGCGATTTCATCTCGGCATCGTTAATCTTGCCGTTTGCGGTAATCTCGTTGATAAGCGACATCATAGCGGCGATAGCCGTGTTGAATCTCATCTTCTCAATATCTTCGCTGACCTTCTTTATCGTCTTGTGCATTGATGTTCTTAACTCATCTGAGTATTCATCGCCACGGACAAGCATATTCTGAAGATTCCATACACGGTCAAGGAAACGCTTACAGCCCTTCATACTGCTGTCGTTCCAGGGAGCAGCCTGCTCATAGTCGCCCATGAACAGAACGTATACACGAAGAACGTCTGCGCCGTATACGTCAACAACGTCATTCGGGTCGATTACGTTGCCTCTTGACTTGCTCATCTTCTCGCCGTCAGGACCTAAGATAAGACCCTGTGCAGTACGCTTTGCATAAGGCTCGGGAGTGGGAACTTCGCCTATATCGTAAAGGAACTTGTGCCAGAAACGTGAGTAGATCATATGACGGGTAACATGCTCCATACCGCCGTTGTACCAGTCAACAGGAAGCCAGTATTTGAGCGCTTCCTGTGAAGCAAATTCCTTGTCGTTGTTGGGGTCGCAGTAACGCAGGAAGTACCAGCTTGAGCCTGCCCACTGGGGCATTGTATCTGTTTCTCTGCGTGCATCCTTGCCGCACTTGGGGCATTTGCAGTGTACGAATGAATCTATCTTTGCAAGCGGGCTTTCGCCGTCCTGACCGGGCTGGAAGTTCTCAACGGGAGGAAGCTCCAGAGGCAGTTCCTCATAAGGTACGGGAACAATTCCGCAGTCTGGGCAGTGTACTATCGGGATAGGTTCGCCCCAGTATCTCTGACGGTTGAACGCCCAGTCCTTCATCTTGTACTGTACGCCCTTTTCGCCGCAACCGAGCTTTGCAAGTACGCCGAGCATCTTTTCGATAGCGTCCTTCTTGTTCGTAATGCCGTTCAGCTCGCCCGAATTCACCATCTCGCCGTCGCCCGTGTAGGCTTCCTTCGAGATGTCGCCGCCCTTGATAACCTCGATTATATCAATGCCGAACTTCTTTGCAAATTCATAGTCACGGGTATCGTGAGCAGGAACCGCCATTATAGCGCCCGTGCCGTATCCCATCATTACATAGTCGGAAATGTATATCGGAATTTCCTTGCCGGTAACGGGGTTTACACCGGTAAGACCGTCTATCTTTACGCCCGTCTTGTCCTTGACAAGCTGTGTTCTTTCAAATTCGCTCTTCTTACTGCATTCAGCCTTGTAAGCGTCAAGATCGGCAATGTTCTTTATAGAATCCCTGTACTTCTTGATTATAGGGTGTTCGGGAGCAATAACCATGAATGTTACGCCGTAGAGCGTGTCGGGACGGGTCGTGTAGATGCGGAGCTTCTCGCCGTTTTCCTTGATGGAGAAGTTGACGAAAGCGCCTGTAGACTTGCCTATCCAGTTCTCCTGCTGGAGCTTTACGTTAGGCAGATAGTCGACCGTTTCAAGTCCCTGTAACAGCTTGTCAGCATATTCGGTGATACGCAGGTACCATACTTCCTTGGTCTTCTGCACTATCTCACTGTGGCAGATGTCGCAGTGACCGCCCTGTGAGTCCTCGTTTGAGAGTACGACCTTACAGCTCGGGCAGTAGTTTACGAGCGTCTTATCCCTGAATACAAGGCCATGCTCGAACATCTTGAGGAATATCCACTGAGTCCACTTGTAGTAACGCTCTTCGGTGGTGTCGATGACCCTTGACCAGTCGAACGAGAAGCCGACACGCTTGAGCTGGCTGGTAAATTTTACTATGTTGTTATCGGTGACCTTACGGGGATGAACGCCGGTCTTGATGGCGGTGTTCTCGGTGGGCAGACCGTAAGCGTCAAAGCCAATCGGGAACAGTACGTTGTAGCCCTGAAGCCTTCTCTTGCGGCTGACTACCTCAAGGCCGGAATAAGCCTTGATATGACCTACGTGCATACCTGCGCCGGAGGGGTAGGGGAACTCTACGAGAGCGTAGAATTTCGGCTTGGTACTGCCGTTTTCAGCCTTGAATGTCTGATGCTCGTCCCAGTATTTCTGCCACTTACTTTCTATGGCAGAAAAGTCATATTTTTTCTCTTCCATTTTGCGAGTTGTCCTTTCATACGCCCGATATGGCGGTATAATTCAATTTCAACCTTTATTATAATACAAAAACGGCTGTTCTGTCAAGTAAAGCGGCAAGTAAAGCGGCGACAGTAAATAAATGTAAAATAAAGGTGAAATATGTAATTCACAGCGTGATGATTTATGATGAACCGGTTTTTACGTCGGAGAGGGCGTAAACCGTTATGTTATCGGGGGTGACGGCAGATTGACGCAAGAATAACCGAATGATGAATTTTGATGATTTTAGATTTTCCCGATACGAAGGGAGAGATATTGCAAAAACTTGAAAATTATGGGATGCTTTGGGGGCGGATGGCTTCGGGTGGATAATGCGGTTCGGCTTATCAGTGATAATGTCAAATATATATGATTGCTGTATATCGGATTGCTGATAGTTGAATTGAAAGTGTCACGAAATGAGTGGAAGAAAGGGAAATCGCAGAGGGTGGGATAACGGAAACAAAAGGAAGTCGGAGAATAATGTTGCACTTGCAATATAATTTGTACGAATAATTTTAAGGCACGATATAATTTTTTATATAATGAGTTGCGAATATTGAGCTTGAATTTAACGAACGGAGGGGGGAGGAAAGGAAATCGAAGAGGGTCGGACTTATAGTTCAAGATGGAAAATCAAGGGAGGGGGGATGATGCTATGCCGACAATATAATTAACGGCAAAATTAAAATTAGCTGTAATTAGTATATTGAATAAGAAAGATAGATGCGAAGTTAGCAGTATTCGGTGCAACGGGGGCAAGCAAGGCAAGTGATAAGTGTTCTTTTGCAAAGATTAGTGGAAACAACAAGGATTGGTGCGGATAGGGAGCAATCCCTCCGGTAGTCGCCCGAATTTTTTCGGGCGACAGCACCTCACCTTTGACAAGGGAGGCAAGGACGTGGTGCGGGGCAAGGGATAGTGCGGTTTTGAAAAAGGTTGGTGGAGTGACAATCCCTCCGGTAGTCGCCTGAATTATTTCGGGTGACAGCACCTCACCTTTGACAAGGGAGGCAAGGACGTGGTGCGGAGCAAGGGATAGTGCGGAAAATCTCATTGATGGTGCGGATGGGGAGCAATCCCCACCGTCACGGCTCGGAATAGTTTCAGAATCGTAAAAGCAGGACTATCTGAATACTGTACAGCAAGCCGAAAAACCTCTACAGCCGTGCCACCTCCCCTTTTTCGAGGGGAGGCAAGGACGTGGTGCTGAGCAAGGGATAGTGCGGATACGAAGCCGTACAAGCACACGCAGACGCTCGCCCTACGAAAAGTGGGTGGGATAGTGCGGTTTTGGAAAGGTTGGTGGGTGTAAAGCAATCCCTCCGTCTTGACGGCAGACCGACTTAGTAATTATAAAAGTCGGATATATCCCCAAAAAACGCTGTAAAATTTAGGCTTGTGCCTTGCCGTCAATCCACCTTCCTTTGACAAGGGAGGCAAGTTTAGTGCTGGGGATACTGCGGAAAATCTCATTGATGGTGCGGATAGGGAGCAATCCCTCCGGTAGTCGCCCGAATTTTTTCGGGCGACAGCACCTCACCTTTGACAAGGGAGGCAAGGACGTGGTGCGGGGCGAAGCGGTTGATGTGCTTTTGAGAAGGTTGTGGGGATTGAGAGGCTCGGTGTAACGGGAGGAGCGAGCAAGGCAAGTGATAAGTGTTCTTTTGCAAAGATTAGTGGAAACAACAAGGATTGGTGCAACGGGAGGGGCAAGCAAGGCGAGTGATAAGTGTTCTTTTGCAAAGATTAGTGGAAACAACAAGGATTGGTGCAACGGGAGGGGCAAGCCCGCTCCCCTACGAAAAGCGAGTGGGATAGTGCAAATATGAAGCCGTACAAGTACACACAGACGCTCGCCCTACGAAAAGTGGGTGGGATAGTGCGGTTTTGGGAGGGTTGGTGTCAGTGCTGTTGTACAGATAAAGTCACGAAAATATTAACTCCTTGTCGGTGCGGAAAATGTTTTAGGCGGTGCTTGGCGATATATTTCACTTGAACGGTGGCTGTAGGGTGCAGTTTTTTTGTATTATGTGCCGCATTTATGACCGTTTGCGCCGTTATAACAACCGTTCGTGCCAAA
This window of the [Eubacterium] siraeum genome carries:
- a CDS encoding sensor histidine kinase translates to MNGNVRRNAKTAFVCVLFIIIVSLFFYLLTAGTMPEYVDIPSADKIADVDLSKEGVGIDISSGEYYTGRLYMPDDFEKGRISQGNPDDKYATFRIVLPLKKGVTYGLYGETATYAQQVYIDGKLLSEVGKVSDNAEEFVPATDRYTLYFTAQADTAEIIIRHAWFNHRTGTIQKLYLAKAPLISANDRAQTVCDGLIAGTLLAMAIFFFGMFLLGNRKRSMMWFSLTCLTAALHYLIYESKQIGVLFPYLDWYTEHKLEYITNILYFVFILLYAFAALGLRPHKHFVVTSVCSAGAILLFYIFTPSTVYTHFTVVAGAVMAVYLILSSVYICVTAVKHRLMGYIDSIIVCSTVVLTTVVYLIEGLTYFTKIFYIRSYATILFVFCNAVMLTINLSRTERRLDESKQRESQVTHMNETLEKLDRLKTDFMHNIAHEMKTPLTVMSGYAQLTEKQIEKNVVNDETLSNLETISSEAQRLSDMVTKLLSVSHNEVTAMELSRFAARDVLSDAAAVCRPILAKHGNRLVTRADNCPDIIANREMLLQVLINLAVNSGKHTENGTVTFSAEKSADGDNFAVFTVSDTGTGISREALAHLFDKGYSTDGGNGLGLYICRDIIESTGGKITADSSENGAVFRFTVPCGKEDAK
- a CDS encoding response regulator transcription factor, which gives rise to MSTILLVEDNPHIMKINSSCLSMEDYSVLEAADAAQCRYMLSNNDVDLVILDIMLPDGDGISLCREIKAKYDIPILFLSALSENDDIITALRAGGDDYLPKPYDIQVLIARVEARLRSVRKDKRYISFGRLRLDTVSMAAYFADNDLLTTQKEFSILLMLARNIGSTVPKAELYENVWGLPYSDNANALFTAVSRLNKKLDDSKADVTITYERGKGYALESI
- a CDS encoding helix-turn-helix domain-containing protein, with the protein product MPKAELYENVWGLPYSDNANALFTAVSRLNKKLDDNKADVTITYERGKGYALESI
- a CDS encoding D-alanyl-D-alanine carboxypeptidase — translated: MKKILRFASALLCGAMLLCSLSVTAFAENDDEVYDFDPNTDKIYSEAVYMVNTDTGDVVFKKNESKKMYPASTTKIMTCIIALEHLSEGALSKKVEVPYDCFNDFYEDPNYSDPSNAAIEPLQDNLTYKDCLYALMLPSACEAANILAYNIGGGSITKFIGMMNEKAKELGCTGTNFVNAHGLHNDNNYTTAEDLYKMTKYAYDKFPLFKKITSTYEYEMPKNDANPSGYSIYSTISLLRPGSVYEYEYAYGTKTGTTDEAGRCLVSAAKNQYNYILVTLGAPVKDKNGEYYDDWYSMIDALNLYKWAFTNFEMTTVVNKDEQITEVKVEMGESATHVILTPESDYTALMPKSVKESGVQKVFKAYESVQAPVKKGDILGVMDVKFKGETITTMNLVANNNVARSDVEYYIEKAKDEFDKPWFKVSAVGIVVLLICFIVTRTIENSKRRKLASKEKRRFESYAKRR
- the leuS gene encoding leucine--tRNA ligase, whose amino-acid sequence is MEEKKYDFSAIESKWQKYWDEHQTFKAENGSTKPKFYALVEFPYPSGAGMHVGHIKAYSGLEVVSRKRRLQGYNVLFPIGFDAYGLPTENTAIKTGVHPRKVTDNNIVKFTSQLKRVGFSFDWSRVIDTTEERYYKWTQWIFLKMFEHGLVFRDKTLVNYCPSCKVVLSNEDSQGGHCDICHSEIVQKTKEVWYLRITEYADKLLQGLETVDYLPNVKLQQENWIGKSTGAFVNFSIKENGEKLRIYTTRPDTLYGVTFMVIAPEHPIIKKYRDSIKNIADLDAYKAECSKKSEFERTQLVKDKTGVKIDGLTGVNPVTGKEIPIYISDYVMMGYGTGAIMAVPAHDTRDYEFAKKFGIDIIEVIKGGDISKEAYTGDGEMVNSGELNGITNKKDAIEKMLGVLAKLGCGEKGVQYKMKDWAFNRQRYWGEPIPIVHCPDCGIVPVPYEELPLELPPVENFQPGQDGESPLAKIDSFVHCKCPKCGKDARRETDTMPQWAGSSWYFLRYCDPNNDKEFASQEALKYWLPVDWYNGGMEHVTRHMIYSRFWHKFLYDIGEVPTPEPYAKRTAQGLILGPDGEKMSKSRGNVIDPNDVVDVYGADVLRVYVLFMGDYEQAAPWNDSSMKGCKRFLDRVWNLQNMLVRGDEYSDELRTSMHKTIKKVSEDIEKMRFNTAIAAMMSLINEITANGKINDAEMKSLLILLNPFAPHITEEMYNSLGYGILNEAQWVTYDEALCVDSTVEIVVQLCGKIKARINVPTAADKDELLKMAKEAIAQSLEGKTIRKEIVVPGKLVNIVAN